A genome region from Mugil cephalus isolate CIBA_MC_2020 chromosome 13, CIBA_Mcephalus_1.1, whole genome shotgun sequence includes the following:
- the atoh7 gene encoding transcription factor atoh7, whose product MKSRRPSCTDSGSESSESDSKSPETTTRRRMAANARERKRMQGLNTAFDCLRKVVPQWGQDKKLSKYETLQMALSYIVALNRILTDPRRHAAPHRQWLDLQFDCVQPENYSCLMRYESPSGQEYLHSSFSYQLDGHQVHV is encoded by the coding sequence ATGAAATCCCGTCGACCCAGCTGCACCGACTCCGGATCCGAGTCCTCGGAGTCGGACTCCAAGAGCCCCGAGACGACCACCAGGCGCCGGATGGCTGCCAACgccagagagaggaagaggatgcaGGGTTTGAACACGGCCTTTGACTGCTTGCGTAAGGTGGTCCCCCAGTGGGGCCAGGACAAAAAGCTGTCCAAGTACGAGACCCTGCAGATGGCCCTCAGCTACATCGTGGCCCTGAACCGGATCCTGACGGACCCCAGGAGGCACGCCGCTCCCCACAGGCAGTGGCTGGACCTGCAGTTTGACTGCGTGCAGCCTGAGAACTACTCCTGCCTCATGAGGTACGAGTCCCCCAGCGGACAGGAGTACCTGCACTCGTCGTTCTCCTACCAGCTGGACGGACATCAGGTCCACGTTTAA